One part of the Oceanihabitans sp. IOP_32 genome encodes these proteins:
- a CDS encoding bifunctional metallophosphatase/5'-nucleotidase has translation MKRRDFIQQTAAGAALVTLGSYGLQSFTAPEKSSKITILHTNDVHSHVDPFGPNDGRNANMGGVARRASLIESIRHENPNTLLLDAGDIFQGTPYFNYYGGELEFKLMSMLKYDAATIGNHEFDNGIEGLYAQLPHAKFEFVSSNYDFSNTVMDTLIKPYKIFKKGAIKIGVFGLGIELDGLVAPNMFKETKYLDPIEITQDITRTLKEDEQCDLIICLSHLGYNYRKNDTKISDLKLAAATKNIDLIIGGHTHTFLKKPTIVKNIEGKNMLVNQVGCHGINLGKIDFYFDSDKQKVANGTSIIV, from the coding sequence ATGAAACGTAGAGATTTTATACAACAAACCGCCGCTGGAGCAGCATTAGTAACACTTGGTTCTTATGGACTACAATCCTTTACTGCACCCGAGAAAAGCTCTAAAATAACGATATTACATACTAACGACGTACATAGTCATGTCGATCCTTTTGGACCAAACGATGGCAGGAACGCTAATATGGGAGGTGTCGCAAGACGCGCTAGCCTTATTGAATCGATTAGACATGAAAATCCGAATACCTTACTTTTGGATGCAGGTGATATTTTTCAAGGAACACCTTATTTTAACTATTATGGTGGTGAACTTGAATTTAAATTAATGAGCATGTTAAAATATGATGCTGCCACCATTGGAAACCATGAATTTGATAATGGTATCGAGGGTTTGTATGCACAATTACCACATGCCAAATTTGAGTTTGTATCGTCCAACTACGATTTTTCTAACACGGTTATGGATACCCTTATAAAGCCCTATAAAATTTTTAAAAAAGGCGCCATAAAAATTGGAGTGTTTGGATTGGGGATTGAACTAGATGGATTGGTTGCTCCTAACATGTTTAAAGAAACCAAATACCTAGATCCTATAGAAATCACACAAGATATTACGAGAACTCTTAAAGAAGACGAGCAATGTGATTTAATTATTTGCTTATCGCATTTAGGCTATAATTACAGAAAAAACGATACAAAAATTAGCGACTTAAAACTTGCTGCCGCAACCAAAAATATTGATTTGATTATTGGTGGTCATACTCATACGTTTTTAAAGAAACCCACCATTGTAAAAAATATTGAAGGCAAAAACATGTTAGTTAACCAAGTAGGATGCCACGGTATTAATCTTGGTAAAATTGACTTTTATTTTGATTCTGATAAACAAAAGGTGGCTAATGGCACCTCGATTATTGTTTAA
- the dapA gene encoding 4-hydroxy-tetrahydrodipicolinate synthase yields the protein MNNKFIGTGVALVTPFKTDLSIDQEALTNIVNFNIDNGIDYLVISGTTGESVTITKEEKRAIVKTISQANKGRLPLVLGIGGNHTAAIIEEINATDLSDIDAILSVAPYYSKPTQEGLYQHFKAIAEVCPVDIILYNVPGRTSKNMAPETTLRLARDFKNIVAVKEAGNNVAQYLQLLKNKPKDFHIISGDDDLALGVVLAGGAGVISVIGQAFPKDFSDMIRLGLQGDAKAAYKIHFKLMDVVSYIFEENNPAGIKAVFDALNLCQDTVRLPLVSASKPLKEKIASFVKSIN from the coding sequence ATGAATAATAAGTTTATCGGCACAGGAGTTGCGTTAGTGACCCCATTTAAAACTGATTTGAGTATAGATCAGGAGGCATTGACAAATATTGTTAATTTTAACATTGATAATGGAATCGATTATTTAGTAATCTCTGGGACTACTGGCGAAAGTGTAACCATAACTAAAGAAGAAAAACGTGCTATTGTTAAAACGATATCTCAAGCCAATAAAGGGCGATTACCTTTGGTTTTGGGTATTGGTGGTAACCATACGGCTGCTATTATTGAGGAGATAAACGCTACCGATTTAAGCGATATCGACGCTATTTTATCAGTAGCTCCTTATTATAGCAAACCAACCCAAGAAGGCCTCTATCAGCATTTTAAAGCCATAGCAGAAGTGTGTCCTGTAGACATCATTTTATATAACGTACCTGGGCGCACATCTAAAAACATGGCCCCGGAAACGACATTGCGTTTAGCTCGTGATTTTAAGAATATAGTGGCCGTGAAAGAAGCAGGCAACAATGTTGCCCAATACTTACAGCTTTTAAAAAACAAACCAAAAGATTTTCATATTATATCGGGCGACGACGATTTAGCATTGGGTGTTGTTTTAGCTGGTGGAGCGGGTGTTATTTCGGTTATTGGTCAAGCGTTTCCTAAAGATTTTTCAGACATGATTCGCCTCGGTTTACAAGGCGATGCTAAAGCGGCTTATAAAATTCATTTTAAGTTGATGGATGTCGTAAGTTATATTTTTGAAGAGAATAATCCAGCGGGAATAAAAGCCGTTTTCGACGCTTTAAATTTATGTCAAGACACCGTGAGATTACCATTAGTTTCAGCCTCTAAACCTTTAAAAGAAAAAATCGCTAGTTTTGTAAAAAGTATTAATTAA
- the coaBC gene encoding bifunctional phosphopantothenoylcysteine decarboxylase/phosphopantothenate--cysteine ligase CoaBC gives MSILSGKNILLGVSGGIAAYKTAALVRLFIKSGANVKVIMTPSSKEFVTPLTLSTLSKNPVHSSFINEEDENAVWNNHVDLGLWADVFLIAPATANTLSKMANGTCDNLLLATYLSAKCPVYFAPAMDLDMYKHPSTLKSFEKLAAFGNIMIPATSGELASGLVGEGRMAEPEDMVTFIENDVLGKLPLRGKKVLITAGPTYEAIDPVRFIGNHSSGKMGFEIAKTAASLGAEVILITGPTQQKVQHTLIRVVPIISAEEMYREAHKYFQDVDIAILSAAVADYKPKTAASKKIKKTQTTFSIDLVKTKDILLSLGEVKKHQFLVGFALETDNEVENAILKLKRKHLNLIVLNSLNDQGAGFKTDTNKVTFIDEFETITEYQLKSKTEVAQDLLTEIIRQIDA, from the coding sequence ATGAGTATTCTAAGCGGCAAGAACATACTATTAGGTGTTAGTGGTGGTATTGCCGCTTATAAAACGGCGGCTTTAGTACGTTTGTTTATAAAATCTGGCGCGAACGTAAAAGTTATCATGACGCCGTCTTCAAAAGAATTTGTTACTCCACTAACCTTATCAACACTATCTAAAAACCCAGTCCATTCTTCCTTTATAAATGAAGAAGATGAAAATGCGGTTTGGAATAATCATGTCGATCTTGGGTTATGGGCAGATGTATTTCTAATTGCCCCTGCAACCGCTAATACCTTGTCTAAAATGGCGAATGGTACCTGCGATAATCTGCTCTTAGCAACTTATTTATCGGCTAAATGTCCGGTGTATTTTGCACCAGCAATGGACTTGGATATGTACAAACACCCAAGCACATTAAAATCTTTCGAAAAATTGGCAGCTTTTGGGAACATTATGATTCCAGCAACAAGCGGCGAATTGGCCAGTGGTTTGGTAGGAGAGGGGCGTATGGCAGAGCCAGAAGATATGGTCACCTTTATCGAAAATGATGTTTTAGGAAAATTACCCTTACGCGGAAAAAAAGTCTTAATAACAGCGGGGCCAACTTACGAGGCGATAGACCCAGTTCGTTTTATTGGTAATCATTCTAGTGGGAAAATGGGTTTTGAAATCGCTAAAACTGCAGCAAGTTTGGGCGCAGAAGTCATTTTAATTACTGGCCCAACCCAACAAAAAGTACAACACACTTTAATTCGCGTTGTGCCTATTATTAGTGCTGAAGAGATGTATCGTGAAGCTCATAAGTATTTTCAAGATGTCGATATCGCTATACTCTCGGCAGCGGTTGCAGATTACAAGCCAAAAACTGCCGCATCAAAAAAAATAAAAAAGACCCAGACTACTTTTAGTATCGACTTGGTAAAAACTAAGGATATATTATTATCTTTAGGAGAAGTAAAAAAACATCAATTTTTAGTTGGCTTTGCTTTAGAAACCGATAATGAGGTAGAAAATGCCATTCTAAAATTAAAGCGCAAGCATTTAAATTTAATTGTTTTGAACTCCTTGAACGACCAAGGTGCTGGCTTTAAAACGGACACCAATAAGGTTACTTTTATTGATGAGTTTGAAACGATTACCGAGTACCAATTGAAATCTAAAACCGAAGTTGCTCAAGATTTATTAACCGAAATTATAAGACAAATCGATGCGTAA
- a CDS encoding outer membrane protein assembly factor BamD, which produces MKKFFYIIITLSIFSSCSEYQKVLKNEDIAPKFKMGEALYNDGKYEKANKLFAQIVPSYRGKPQAEKLMYLYSNTFYKTKDYYLAAYQFERFATSYPNSEKAEEASFLSAKSYYMLSPVYSKDQTETVNALEKLQAFINAYPESEFSEEANVLVKELDLKLETKAFEIAKQYNKIAFTSTELNAAIKSFDNFILDFPGSSLREDALFYRFDSAYKLAINSVEYKKQERLQTAKEYYESFKKRYKNSKHMETINVMASEIDESLQKYSTKS; this is translated from the coding sequence ATGAAGAAGTTTTTTTACATTATTATAACGTTATCAATTTTCAGCAGTTGCAGCGAATATCAAAAAGTTTTAAAAAACGAAGATATTGCCCCGAAATTCAAAATGGGTGAAGCGCTTTACAACGACGGAAAATACGAAAAAGCAAACAAACTTTTTGCTCAAATCGTACCGAGTTATAGAGGTAAGCCTCAAGCTGAAAAGTTAATGTATTTGTACTCAAATACGTTTTATAAAACCAAAGATTACTATTTAGCTGCGTACCAATTCGAGCGTTTTGCGACGAGCTATCCAAATAGTGAGAAAGCTGAAGAGGCCTCTTTTTTAAGTGCCAAAAGTTATTATATGCTTTCTCCAGTATACTCAAAAGACCAGACCGAAACGGTTAATGCTCTAGAGAAATTACAAGCTTTTATTAATGCTTATCCAGAGTCTGAGTTTAGTGAAGAAGCGAATGTGCTGGTTAAAGAGTTAGATTTAAAATTAGAAACCAAGGCCTTTGAAATCGCCAAGCAATACAATAAAATTGCGTTTACCTCTACAGAGCTCAACGCAGCAATTAAATCTTTCGATAATTTTATATTAGATTTCCCTGGGTCTTCTTTGCGTGAAGACGCCTTGTTTTACAGGTTCGACTCGGCCTACAAATTAGCCATTAATAGTGTAGAATATAAAAAACAAGAAAGACTTCAAACAGCAAAAGAATATTACGAATCGTTTAAAAAACGATACAAAAACTCCAAGCATATGGAAACCATAAATGTCATGGCTTCGGAGATTGATGAATCATTACAAAAATATAGCACTAAAAGTTAA
- a CDS encoding DUF4835 family protein, with protein sequence MRNIILFLSVCFGFIGFSQELNCNIVVNALQTGNENLQVFKTLEKQLNEFVNNTTWTTKKHKSQERINCNMVISLTEFSGETFQGTLQVQSSRPVFGSSYSTPLYSFNDKDVTFRYLEFQDLTFNPNQFESNLVSVLAFHIYMILAIDADSFAENGGAPYYTQAQIITNYSQQDNFKGWKAADGLQSRFALIDNILSPTFKEYREVMYAYHINGLDKMSEDVKAGKEEIAAALLEFQAMNRRRPNSFVLRTFFDAKAGEIEQIFSEGPSVNIAKLKEALQKIAPTHSNKWRNIKF encoded by the coding sequence ATGCGTAATATTATTTTATTCTTATCAGTATGTTTTGGTTTTATAGGGTTTTCTCAAGAATTAAATTGCAATATTGTCGTTAATGCTTTGCAAACCGGAAACGAGAACTTGCAGGTTTTTAAAACCCTTGAGAAACAATTAAACGAGTTTGTTAATAATACCACATGGACCACGAAAAAACACAAGAGTCAGGAACGTATTAATTGCAACATGGTTATTAGTTTAACCGAATTTAGTGGTGAAACTTTTCAAGGTACACTTCAAGTACAATCTTCACGACCGGTTTTTGGCTCTTCTTACAGCACACCACTATATAGTTTTAACGATAAAGATGTTACTTTTAGGTATTTAGAGTTTCAGGATTTAACATTTAATCCCAATCAATTTGAGTCTAATTTAGTTTCGGTTTTGGCATTTCATATTTATATGATTTTAGCCATAGACGCCGATTCGTTTGCTGAAAATGGAGGTGCCCCATACTACACTCAAGCACAAATTATCACGAATTATTCGCAACAGGATAACTTTAAAGGCTGGAAAGCTGCAGATGGTTTACAGAGTAGATTTGCATTAATTGATAATATCTTATCTCCAACTTTTAAAGAGTACAGGGAAGTCATGTATGCTTATCATATAAATGGCCTTGATAAAATGAGTGAAGATGTAAAAGCAGGGAAAGAAGAAATCGCAGCGGCTTTATTAGAATTTCAGGCTATGAATAGACGAAGACCAAATTCCTTCGTTTTGCGAACTTTTTTTGATGCTAAGGCGGGTGAAATAGAGCAAATATTTTCTGAAGGCCCTAGTGTTAATATTGCAAAATTGAAAGAAGCACTGCAAAAAATTGCGCCTACACATTCTAATAAATGGCGAAATATTAAATTTTAA
- a CDS encoding DUF6913 domain-containing protein, whose translation MILKGFKEKSNKKYLNKLLSKRHISPENGKIKSLGVILNIDEFNDFEAFRDLAHNLNVRPNRFKIIGFSAKEDLDLNNNWESCYTPNDFGWNGSIKNKELQLFLNRKFDALISYYTTEVLELKLLTAKCQADFKIGVIQTDSRLNDLIIKTDLKAFEVFKSELHKYLTTLNKIENE comes from the coding sequence ATGATTTTAAAAGGTTTTAAAGAAAAATCTAATAAAAAGTATCTAAACAAATTGTTGTCTAAGCGCCATATTAGTCCTGAAAACGGAAAAATTAAAAGTTTGGGTGTTATCTTAAATATTGATGAATTTAATGATTTTGAAGCGTTTAGAGATTTAGCTCATAACTTAAATGTGCGTCCCAACAGATTTAAAATTATTGGATTTTCAGCTAAAGAAGATCTTGATCTTAATAATAACTGGGAATCCTGTTATACACCAAACGATTTTGGTTGGAATGGCAGCATAAAAAATAAGGAGTTGCAGTTGTTTTTGAATAGAAAGTTTGATGCGCTAATTAGTTATTACACTACAGAAGTTTTAGAGCTTAAATTGCTCACAGCAAAATGTCAAGCAGATTTTAAAATTGGGGTAATTCAAACCGATTCCCGACTAAACGATCTCATAATAAAAACAGATTTAAAGGCCTTTGAAGTATTTAAGTCGGAGTTGCACAAATATCTAACTACATTAAATAAAATTGAAAATGAATAA
- a CDS encoding 5'-nucleotidase C-terminal domain-containing protein: MRFTYFIILLNILILSGCQQEKQHVFKIEGKQIPITDSIESHAEIAAYIKPFREKIQQDLDSVLAYAPETYSKNNGDFNTAIGNFMADAVYSEGNPIFFSRTGKNIDMVLLNYGGIRSALPKGEISKRSAFNLMPFENSIVVVALKGTEVNKLINYLSKSKRPHPISKLKLVLDANFNVHEASINGKTIDENKTYYVATNDYLYNGGDSMSFFQTNEGLYILDYKIRNALIDKFIKLDTIKPVIDDRFTQIK, encoded by the coding sequence ATGAGGTTCACATATTTTATTATTTTGTTAAATATTTTAATTTTATCAGGATGCCAGCAAGAGAAACAACATGTATTTAAAATTGAGGGCAAACAGATACCAATTACAGACAGTATAGAATCGCATGCCGAAATAGCGGCATACATTAAACCCTTTAGGGAAAAAATTCAACAAGACCTTGATAGCGTGTTGGCCTATGCTCCAGAAACCTACTCTAAAAACAACGGTGATTTTAATACCGCAATTGGTAACTTTATGGCCGATGCGGTTTACAGTGAAGGAAACCCCATCTTCTTCAGTCGAACTGGTAAGAATATAGATATGGTTTTACTAAACTACGGCGGCATACGATCGGCTCTGCCAAAAGGAGAAATCTCAAAAAGGAGTGCCTTTAATTTGATGCCTTTTGAAAATAGCATTGTTGTAGTCGCTTTAAAAGGCACCGAAGTTAACAAACTCATTAATTACCTTTCGAAATCTAAACGCCCACACCCCATTTCTAAATTAAAACTTGTGTTAGATGCAAATTTTAATGTCCACGAAGCTTCCATTAACGGAAAAACTATTGATGAAAACAAAACCTATTATGTAGCCACAAATGATTATTTATACAATGGTGGTGATAGTATGTCTTTCTTTCAAACCAACGAAGGACTATATATTTTAGACTATAAAATAAGAAATGCCTTAATTGATAAGTTTATAAAACTAGACACGATAAAGCCTGTTATTGACGATAGATTTACTCAAATTAAATAG
- a CDS encoding DNA-directed RNA polymerase subunit omega has product MDLKKTNAPVNTITYDRNQIDEPTGNIYESISIIARRAEQINSEIKKELIDKLDEFATYNDSLEEVFENKEQIEVSKFYERLPKPHALAVNEWLTDKIYYRNTKEDSNS; this is encoded by the coding sequence ATGGACTTAAAGAAAACCAACGCTCCCGTTAATACAATCACTTACGATCGAAATCAAATCGATGAACCAACAGGTAACATTTACGAATCGATATCGATTATAGCAAGGCGTGCTGAACAAATTAATTCGGAAATTAAAAAAGAACTTATCGACAAGTTGGATGAATTTGCAACCTACAACGATAGTCTTGAAGAGGTTTTTGAAAACAAAGAACAAATCGAGGTTTCTAAATTTTACGAGCGTCTTCCAAAACCGCATGCTTTAGCGGTTAATGAATGGTTAACAGACAAAATCTACTATAGAAATACTAAAGAAGATTCTAATTCATAA